TATGTATTCCTTTATTTCGGGGAATTTGAACGCAGATGCGACAGTTGATACCGCTCCGTCTGCCCCAACTATTATGTTTTTATCGTCGTCTGCAAGCTCATGAAGCTCGTTTCTCGTGAACTTCCTGCCAAGGTGCACCTTTGCCCCGGCCTTTTCGGCAGATTTCCTGCATATCTCCGCAAGCTCGCCCCTGTCCACGACGTAAGCCATTGTCCTGCCTGCATTTATCCTAAGTTGCTCCCTCCCTGCGTGGAGCGTGGCCCCGCTAAGCGTGTTGATTACAGCATGCTGCGGGTTGATCCCTATCCTTTCGAGGCCGTTCACGGAGAATATTCCCGAAGCCTTGGAGGAGCTGTCAGCAACCGAATTCTTCGAATCATACACGTGGGTTCCTATTCCGTATAACGCGAGCTCCTTTGCCAGGGTGAGCCCTACAACCCCTGCGCCTATTATAGTTACTTCCCTGTCCATGACAACAGCTAGGTTATTTGATTAGTATATAAAGCTTTCCATATAAATATTATGTGTATCACGGTGATGGTAACGGCTGCTAAAAACGCAAAAACGCATAAGGTTACAGGGCCAATAAAATCGCCTCCAATCAAAATACAAAACATAGTCGTAAGTGCCGATTTACACGCAACTATAGATCTGTACGCGCTCTCAAAGGAGGTGAAGGCCGTTGACTACGAGCCTGAGCAGTTTCCCGGGGCCATATTCAGGATACAGGAGCCGAAGGCAGTGATAATACTGTTCAAGAACGGAAAGATGATATGCACAGGGACGAGCACAGAGGCAAACATAAAAAAGGTGCTTGAATATGCATCCAAGGTAATCTCCAAGTACGTCATATCCCTAAATTCTGATAAAAAGGAATAATCATTTTTGCGCTACAGGACGGGTGATATAATGGTTACTGTAGTAAGGGACAAATCCTACGATTTAAAAAAGAAGGCGCTCGCATGCGATGACGCCGCTTTAGTCGCAAGGCTGGAGGCTGCAAGCAAGGCGAGGGAAAAGATAACCATATCGCTATTGACCTTGCGCGGCAAAGAGAAATCGATAGACGGGACGCTCCTTGGCGTAAACGCAAAGACTAACACGGTGAGGATAAGGAACAGCGAGGATTTTGATCTGGATCTGAGGTTCACAGGCATGGGCAAGGACATAGTAAGGATAACAACTCTGGAGGGCAATGTGCTCTACGAGAACATCTCAAAACCCGTGGGGCTGAAACACATGCTGAGAAGCGGAGACACCCAGAACGACAAAACGCCTGAAAGAAAGGCGCGTGTTGAGGGCAGAAGTGAAAAGGAATCCTGCAACAATATTCAAGCCGATTCGGGTCGCACGATGTCATGGAATGCCTTCAGGGAGGAGGAGCTTGAAAACCACGGCGAAGAAAGGAAGACCGTCCATTTTCTATGAAACGGCTTTCTTGGTCTTGCGCAATTCCTTGTCGAATTCCTTGAAAAATCCCCTCCAGGAATAGTTCTTCACGACCCTTATCCTGCCGTTTTTGCCGAGCCCTTCAGCCAGCGAGGGGTTTTCAGCCAAGCGGACCATGGCGTTGCCCATGTCCTCAATGGAATTTACAAGGATGCCTGTTTTCCCGTCCTCTATCGTTTCTTTTATCCCGCCCTCGTTTACACCTATGACGGGCTTGGAGCTTGCCATTCCTTCGAGCGGGACAAGCCCGTAGTCCTCGTTTAGCGGGGGATACAAGACCGCAGTGCAGTCCGAATACAGCCCGTTGAGGCGCTTGTCGTCAGTTCCTGTTATGATCTCCACATCTCCGACAGCGCTGCCAAGCGCCTTTATGTTCCTGTAGTAGCTCTCGTAGAACCTGTCGTTTGAGACCGGGCCTACTATTACCAGCCTGTAGCCCTTCATCCGCCTTTTGAAGAGGCTGAACGCCCTTATCGCGAAGTCCTGCCTCTTGTTCGGCGATATCCTCGAAGGGTAGAGGAAGTATTTCCCATCGCCCCCCTTCTTGTAGTTCTGGTAATCCACGCCTCCACCGAGCACCCTGGAGTCCTTCCTTCCGTAGTATTTTACCAGCCTCGACCTGGTGTTCTCACTGTTGGCGGTTATGAACTCTATTTTCTTCACCACCTTCTGGTCAAGCAACCTGACAAACCTCGCGCCGACAATGTGGACCGGCTTCTGGTGCCATTTTTTAAGCGACAGCCTGTACTTGTAGAGGTCGTAGATGTCCCTCAGCGGCGTGTGGCAGTACCATAATACGCGCTCGTTGTTATTCCTTATCCAATGGCTCGGCGCCATGTGCGCATTTATCACGTCGTAATCATCCTTCACCCTGAAATTGTAGAAGGACATGCCGTAGCTGAGGCCCTGCAAAGCCCTTCCATATGGGAGAATGTGTGATAGGCCTTTCCTGCCTATAACCTCCACATCGAGATCCCTGAACCCCCCGTAAGTCCTTTCCGGATCGTATTCAGCTGTGTATATCTTCGCCTTGTAATGCTCGGCTATCTTAAGGACAACCCTCTCGGCCCCGCCCATAAGCGTGAGGTTGGACTGGGCAATTATGAGCTTCAATTCAGCACCTGCAAACCATATATAAATGAGCCCACAATATTATAAATGATATCAATGGTGGATTTAGGGGAGGGCCTGAGAAAGGCCATAGCAAGGCTTACAAGGGCAACGATCATAGGCGCAAATACGATCAGGGAATTCAACAAGGAGCTGCAGAAAACCCTGCTGAGCGCGGACGTTGAGGTAAAACTGGTCCTACAGTTCACCAAGGAGATAGAGGAAAAGGCCCTGAAAAGCAAGCCTCCGGCAGGGCTTTCGCCCAAGGACTATATTACTAATATTGTGTACGAGGAGCTGGTAAAGCTTGTAGGGCAGTCCTACTCCCCGAGATTGGAGAAGCACAGGATACTACTCATGGGGCTTTACGGGTCCGGGAAGACTACAACCGCAGCAAAGCTGGCGAAGTACTACCAGGACAGGGGCCTGAGTTCGGCACTGATATGCTGCGACGTGACCAGGCCCGCGGCATACAGGCAGCTGGAAACGCTCGCGAAGCAGGCAAACATCGCGTTTTTCGGCATGGAAACAGAAAAGGACGCCGGGAAAATAGCAAAGCTGGGCATGGAGAAATTCAAGGACAAGCACGTGGTGATATGCGACACAAGCGGGAGGAACGCGCTTGACGAGAACCTCATAAGGGAGCTGAAGGACATAGACGGCATCTTCAGCCCCGACGAGAAGGTGCTGGTGGTTAGCGCAGACGTCGGCCAGATAGCGGGCAAGCAGGCAAGGGAATTCGACAAGACCGTGAAGATATCAGGGGTAATACTCACGAAGATGGACGGCTCGGGAAAAGGCGGCGGAGCGTTGAGCGCGGCTAGCGCCGCAAGCGCAAGGGTCATGTTCATAGGTACCGGCGAAAAGCTCGCAAACATAGAGCCGTTTGATTCTAACAAGTTCATAGGCGGGCTATTGGGCATACCTGATATAAAGTCCCTTGTGGAGCACGTGCAGAATGCGGTCAAGGAGGCCAACCTGAAACCCGAGGAGATGGAAGCCGAAGAGCTCAACTTCGATACCTTCTACTCACAGCTCAAGGCGATGGGCAGCATGGGCCCGCTCAAGAACATATTCGGGATGATGGGCGCCCCCGACGTGCCCAAGGAGATGGTCGAGCAGGGGGAGGAGAAACTCAAAAAATACAAGGTCATAATATCTTCCATGACAATCGAGGAAAGGAAAAACGAGAAGCTGCTGCACGACAAAAACAGGATAGGCAGGATAGCAAGGGGCAGCGGCACTTCCGAAAAAGAGATCCACAGCCTGATATCCGAATTCAACAAGATGAAGAAAATATTCGATAACATGAAGAACGACAGGAATTTCAGGAAAAAGTTCATGAAGTTTGCTTGATGACGAGGAAAAATAGAAAAATCAGAAACAGAAAAGCGGAACGGCAACTGCCGTTCCAAACTGGCCTTCTCTGTTTACCTCTTTCTTTTCTTTGTACTCTTTTTTGCCTTAGATTTTTTTGCTTTTGCCATTTCAATTCACTGTTTGCTTTTTTAAGCAATTAATCAACACACTAACAATATATTTAAATATGATTAACAAATTTGTATTGTGTTGTATAATTATATTTACATTCATAAACTAAAGTATATGCAGGTATATAAAAATAAGGCAAAAACAACTGCAAATTAAATTATTGCGGTGCTTTGGCGCACCGCTTGAAGATTCAGGCGCGATTCTGCGGTTGCTGGCTCTCCTGTTTTGGGGAAGAAACCTGCGTCAACGAAGCCCCGCCCCTCTTGCTCTGCTTTTCAATCCTTGCATTTGCAAACTGCAATGCAGGGTCTTCGTCACCTTCGCTGTCCATCCATGCCTTTATGTACGTTGCGATGTTCTTGAATGGCTTTGAAAACCTGTCAGTCAGCATGTATGTGTTGCTTTCGTGCTTGAGTATGCCTATCTCAACGCCATAGTCAAGATACCTCTTTGCAGTTGCTATGGGGATGTGTTTAGGCACGTTCTTGAGTCTGAGCTCCTTTGACTTCTTCACTGCATGTATCAAAGTCGCAAACCTATAGGCCTCGGTCTCGTTCTCGAAGAATATCTTTGCGACATCCTTCACCTTCACCGCCTTCAACTTTTCCTTCAGCGGTGCGTCCTCATACTCCCAATATTTTATTCCCATGGTAGTCGTCCTGCATGGTATGCAATATAATATGTTACCTATGTTTAATAAATGTTATTGTATCTCCGTTTTTCAAGAGGTGCTCCGAGCCCACCCTCTGGTTCCTGAATTTCGCGCTAGGTCCTGTTATGTATGCGCACTTGAGGCTGTCAAGTATCTCCGTGTGCACCTTGGCAGCTGCATCCCCAACCGTTGATGGATACTTCAGTATGAGCGGCTTGGCCGTTTTGTCCTCCTTGGGCCTAAGGTATACCGTAATTATCCCGAGATTGGAGTATATCGCGTCTTTTAGCGCGTCTATGTTGGTTTTCTCGGTTGCGCTTACAGGCACCACCTGTATCCCATACTTGCTGGATATCTCCTTAGATAGAATCTCGTAGTCCTCCCTGGTATCTATCTTGTTAAGCGCAACTATCGCCCTCATATAATGGTACTTCCCAGATGCGAGGCCTATGAGATCGTCTATGCTTATGCTTTCGTCTATCCTCACCCTTGCGTTCGCAATCCCGAACCCCGATATGACTGTCTTGACTTCGCTTTCGCTTAGGCCGGACCTGTTGGTCTCCAATACAACCCCTATGTTATTCGGCGATTCCCTTATGTACACCCTGGGCCTCTGCCTGTTTATCATTATGTTCAGGGACTTCAATTCCCCGAGCAATATCCTGAGATGGTCCAGCTTGTCTATGTCAACAACAAATACTATCAGGTCTGCGACTTTCATTGCGGCGATTACGGATCTCCCGCCTCCGGACCCCAGGTGCGCATTCTCTATGATTCCTGGCATGTCAAATATCTGTATGTGCGCGCCATTGTAAATCATTATCCCAGGAACTACCGTGGTTGTAGTGAATTCATATCCTGCTGTCTTTGACCTGGTATTGGTGAGCGAATTAATGAGCGAGGATTTCCCGGTGCTAGGAAATCCCATCAATGCAACGGTGGAATCGCCGGTCTTCTTGACAAAGAAACCCTTGCCCTTCATGCCCTTTCCGGACTCTATTATGTCCTTCTTTACCTGTGATATCTTCTTTCTCAATATCCCAAGGTGCTTGTTGGTCGCTTTGTTGTATTTCGTCTTGGAGTATTCCTTCGTAAGCTCGTCAAGCCTGTTCTCCAGCGAGGATTTGTCTGCCATTTGTATCATTTTGGTGATTGACATAAAGATTTGTAAATCACAGTATTTGATTTTTACACTCAACTTTAAATATTGTAGTATCCAATATGAAGAGACGCAACCAGTGACATATATTACAGAAGGTTAAGGAGAAATGTTACGGAGGGTAAGAAAAACCTTTAAAACCCAAGTACCCAAAAACAGAAACCCAATACCTGAATACGATAAAGCATTGTTTGTATTCATCGCCGCAGTAGTTGTGTCCGCTTTTGTCATAGCTGCATTTCCAACGCATTCGTACAAGTCCGAATATGTTGGGAAGAAGACACAGTATACCAAGTTTATATCTGCAAATTACATAACTGAGAACGGATCGGTTGCACACCAACACGGGCATTACGACTTATTGCTGGTAAGTAATGCGCACGCAACGGGGCGCGGCAACACGGCAAGCGTTTCAAGCACCGGAGGAAACATATCTGGCAAGCAGTCATATACCTTGCTGCAGCCTGCATCGTTCATGCCCAGCGAGCCTTATACAACAATAGGCAGCTGCGGGTCCCCGTGTATTGGCGACAGCGGAGAAACGGTTGCAATAAACATACTGCCGATAGGCGGATCGTACCCGCAAAACTGCGAGCTCTACAACATAACAGGATCCTCACAGCAGGGCGGCAATGTGACTGTATTCAACTCATCAACTCCAAATACGATTTGGTTCCGGCTGAATTCTGCCACGGGCTCAAACACCTTCTGGTACCAGGCAATATGCACCGACTCGCAGGCGTTCACCACGCACGGCGAGAATATTTCTGTCACGGTGAACAGGTTTCTTGGAACGCCAAGCCTGAATCTGTCAAACGCAACCATAGACCAGAGGCAGTCCACTCTTTTCACCGCAACAGCTTATGGCGGTTCTTATCCGTATACATTCAATTACTACATACTAAACAAGGATACCGGAATCCCAATAGCCCATGAGACATACGCGAACCTTTCACAGAGCAGCAATTCATTCCTTTGGACGCCGCCAGCTTCCTATGCCGGAAACCAGCTGGCGGCATTCGTAATAGTCACCGACGG
This window of the Candidatus Micrarchaeota archaeon genome carries:
- a CDS encoding glycosyltransferase family 4 protein; protein product: MKLIIAQSNLTLMGGAERVVLKIAEHYKAKIYTAEYDPERTYGGFRDLDVEVIGRKGLSHILPYGRALQGLSYGMSFYNFRVKDDYDVINAHMAPSHWIRNNNERVLWYCHTPLRDIYDLYKYRLSLKKWHQKPVHIVGARFVRLLDQKVVKKIEFITANSENTRSRLVKYYGRKDSRVLGGGVDYQNYKKGGDGKYFLYPSRISPNKRQDFAIRAFSLFKRRMKGYRLVIVGPVSNDRFYESYYRNIKALGSAVGDVEIITGTDDKRLNGLYSDCTAVLYPPLNEDYGLVPLEGMASSKPVIGVNEGGIKETIEDGKTGILVNSIEDMGNAMVRLAENPSLAEGLGKNGRIRVVKNYSWRGFFKEFDKELRKTKKAVS
- a CDS encoding signal recognition particle receptor subunit alpha produces the protein MVDLGEGLRKAIARLTRATIIGANTIREFNKELQKTLLSADVEVKLVLQFTKEIEEKALKSKPPAGLSPKDYITNIVYEELVKLVGQSYSPRLEKHRILLMGLYGSGKTTTAAKLAKYYQDRGLSSALICCDVTRPAAYRQLETLAKQANIAFFGMETEKDAGKIAKLGMEKFKDKHVVICDTSGRNALDENLIRELKDIDGIFSPDEKVLVVSADVGQIAGKQAREFDKTVKISGVILTKMDGSGKGGGALSAASAASARVMFIGTGEKLANIEPFDSNKFIGGLLGIPDIKSLVEHVQNAVKEANLKPEEMEAEELNFDTFYSQLKAMGSMGPLKNIFGMMGAPDVPKEMVEQGEEKLKKYKVIISSMTIEERKNEKLLHDKNRIGRIARGSGTSEKEIHSLISEFNKMKKIFDNMKNDRNFRKKFMKFA
- a CDS encoding 50S ribosome-binding GTPase, producing the protein MADKSSLENRLDELTKEYSKTKYNKATNKHLGILRKKISQVKKDIIESGKGMKGKGFFVKKTGDSTVALMGFPSTGKSSLINSLTNTRSKTAGYEFTTTTVVPGIMIYNGAHIQIFDMPGIIENAHLGSGGGRSVIAAMKVADLIVFVVDIDKLDHLRILLGELKSLNIMINRQRPRVYIRESPNNIGVVLETNRSGLSESEVKTVISGFGIANARVRIDESISIDDLIGLASGKYHYMRAIVALNKIDTREDYEILSKEISSKYGIQVVPVSATEKTNIDALKDAIYSNLGIITVYLRPKEDKTAKPLILKYPSTVGDAAAKVHTEILDSLKCAYITGPSAKFRNQRVGSEHLLKNGDTITFIKHR